A single window of Paenibacillus sp. FSL H8-0537 DNA harbors:
- a CDS encoding phospho-sugar mutase, whose amino-acid sequence MSQNEAAIQRYNAWLNDPLIDEATKEELRGIADDEKEITDRFYRDLEFGTGGLRGVMGAGTNRLNTYTVGKATQGLANWLLGNAADDAPSMVIAHDSRNYSPEFALDSALVLAANGVKTYLFQSLRATPQLSYAVRSLKASSGIVITASHNPPEYNGYKAYGADGCQLIPEAAEQVIASIQQVTGFDQVKRLSREEAEAQGLLVWLGEDADESYINTVVAQSLNVELIRSGVGEQFSVVFTPLHGTGNMPVREVLAKVGFSNVHIVAEQEQPDGYFSTVKSPNPEEREAFTLAIKLAQQVNADIIIGTDPDADRMGAVVKNNNGEYVVLTGNQSGALMVNYVLSQLTERGQLPDNGVVIKTIVTSEMGADIARSYGVAVENTLTGFKYIGEKMTGYEKTGERSFLFGYEESYGYLTGTYARDKDAIVAALLICEAAAYYRSLGKTLYDVLLELYEKHGVYLEGLESRTLKGLDGVQKIAGIMDSWRNQPPVDINGVKVEQVLDYKLGLDGLRPENVLKYMLADGSWFCLRPSGTEPKIKVYFAVRGESTSQAEESLNALRQAVMARVDG is encoded by the coding sequence ATGAGTCAAAATGAAGCGGCAATCCAGCGTTACAATGCTTGGTTAAATGATCCGTTGATCGATGAGGCGACAAAAGAGGAGCTTCGCGGCATCGCGGACGATGAGAAGGAGATTACAGACCGTTTCTACCGCGATCTGGAATTTGGTACAGGCGGTCTGCGCGGCGTGATGGGCGCTGGTACGAATCGTCTTAATACTTATACCGTAGGCAAAGCGACGCAGGGGCTGGCGAACTGGCTGCTGGGTAATGCTGCGGACGATGCTCCTTCAATGGTTATCGCTCATGACTCCCGCAACTATTCACCGGAATTTGCGCTCGATTCAGCGCTTGTGCTGGCGGCTAACGGCGTGAAAACGTATTTGTTCCAATCGCTGCGCGCAACGCCACAGCTGTCGTATGCGGTGCGCTCGCTTAAAGCTTCGAGCGGTATTGTAATTACGGCAAGCCATAATCCGCCTGAATATAATGGCTATAAGGCTTATGGTGCTGACGGCTGCCAGCTCATTCCTGAGGCTGCGGAGCAGGTTATCGCTTCGATTCAGCAGGTAACGGGCTTTGATCAGGTGAAGCGTCTGAGCCGTGAAGAAGCAGAGGCACAAGGCTTGCTCGTATGGCTGGGGGAGGATGCCGACGAATCCTACATTAATACGGTCGTCGCGCAAAGCCTGAATGTGGAGCTTATTCGCAGCGGTGTTGGCGAGCAGTTCAGCGTAGTATTCACTCCGCTTCATGGAACAGGCAATATGCCCGTTCGCGAGGTGCTTGCGAAAGTCGGATTCAGCAATGTACATATTGTCGCGGAGCAGGAGCAGCCGGATGGCTACTTTAGCACTGTAAAATCTCCTAACCCGGAAGAACGCGAGGCGTTTACGCTAGCAATCAAGCTGGCGCAGCAGGTAAATGCCGATATTATTATCGGAACTGATCCAGATGCCGACCGTATGGGTGCAGTTGTGAAAAATAATAACGGTGAATATGTTGTGCTGACAGGCAACCAATCGGGCGCTTTGATGGTGAATTATGTGCTCAGCCAGCTCACGGAGCGCGGACAATTGCCGGATAACGGCGTTGTTATTAAAACGATTGTTACGAGCGAGATGGGTGCGGATATTGCTCGTTCTTACGGTGTAGCTGTTGAAAACACGCTTACTGGCTTTAAATATATCGGCGAGAAAATGACTGGCTATGAAAAAACAGGCGAGCGCTCCTTCCTTTTCGGCTATGAGGAAAGCTACGGTTATTTGACTGGAACTTACGCACGGGATAAGGATGCTATCGTAGCGGCTTTGCTGATTTGTGAAGCAGCAGCATATTATAGAAGCTTAGGTAAAACACTATATGATGTATTGCTTGAGCTGTATGAGAAGCATGGCGTTTATTTGGAAGGTTTGGAGTCGCGGACACTGAAGGGTCTTGACGGCGTGCAAAAAATTGCTGGCATTATGGACAGCTGGCGCAATCAGCCGCCCGTTGATATTAACGGCGTGAAAGTAGAGCAGGTGCTCGATTATAAGCTCGGTCTGGATGGTCTCCGCCCGGAAAACGTGCTGAAATATATGCTGGCTGATGGCTCATGGTTCTGCCTTCGTCCATCGGGTACCGAGCCGAAGATTAAAGTTTATTTTGCAGTTCGCGGTGAATCGACTTCGCAAGCTGAAGAATCGCTGAATGCTTTGCGTCAGGCGGTTATGGCAAGAGTAGACGGATAA
- a CDS encoding flagellar hook-basal body protein produces MLRGLYTAAAGLTAQQRRHDTVTNNISNINTPGYKQTNAVTRSFPDTLLSMTGVQGESSKSIGRLGMGVFAEESLSLHVQGDLSQTDKPTDFALMSNIEVEGAAFDESGKYVADDGTVTFQPQAFFTLQDAQGDLRYTRGGSFTLTADGFLVNGDGANVLGADGNPIQFAAGIGLEQLSLTKDLRFVNSQTGVDSGVQPLLVTRINEPNQLVRAGDGQFRFNGDAAQAVALQETDQVEVQQGYVERSNVDAAQSSVDLMAALRAYEANQKVVQFYDQSLEKAVTEVGRV; encoded by the coding sequence ATGCTTAGAGGGCTTTACACAGCAGCTGCAGGCTTGACGGCTCAGCAGCGCAGACATGATACCGTAACGAATAATATTTCAAATATAAATACACCGGGCTATAAGCAGACGAATGCGGTCACGCGTTCGTTCCCAGATACACTGCTTTCTATGACAGGGGTACAGGGCGAGTCAAGCAAGTCCATCGGCCGTCTCGGCATGGGGGTATTTGCAGAGGAGAGCTTATCACTGCATGTTCAAGGGGACTTGTCCCAGACGGACAAGCCTACTGACTTCGCACTCATGTCCAACATTGAGGTGGAGGGTGCGGCGTTTGACGAGTCCGGCAAATACGTAGCAGATGACGGTACGGTGACGTTCCAGCCGCAAGCGTTCTTTACGCTGCAGGATGCGCAAGGGGATCTTCGTTATACGCGGGGCGGCTCCTTTACGCTGACGGCGGACGGTTTTCTTGTTAACGGAGACGGCGCCAATGTGCTTGGAGCTGATGGGAATCCTATTCAATTCGCAGCAGGCATAGGACTTGAGCAGCTGTCGCTGACGAAGGATTTGCGTTTTGTTAATTCACAAACCGGTGTGGATAGTGGCGTACAACCGCTGCTGGTGACGCGAATTAATGAGCCGAACCAACTCGTACGCGCCGGAGACGGCCAGTTCCGCTTTAATGGAGATGCGGCGCAAGCTGTTGCGCTTCAGGAAACGGATCAGGTAGAGGTGCAGCAAGGCTATGTGGAGCGTTCCAACGTAGATGCGGCACAATCCTCCGTTGATTTAATGGCGGCGCTTCGCGCTTATGAAGCCAACCAGAAGGTTGTACAATTTTACGATCAAAGTCTGGAGAAGGCTGTAACGGAAGTAGGCCGCGTTTAA
- the fabZ gene encoding 3-hydroxyacyl-ACP dehydratase FabZ codes for MLDINQIQEIIPHRPPFLLIDRILEVEPGVRAVGLKNVTMNEPYFVGHFPGYPVMPGVLIVEALAQVGTVAMLMLEVNKGKLGFFAGIDGFRFRGQVKPGDTLTLEVVITRLKGSIGKGQATAKVGDQVVAEGELMFALSNPA; via the coding sequence ATGCTCGATATTAATCAAATTCAGGAAATTATCCCCCATCGCCCTCCATTTCTGCTCATTGACCGTATTTTGGAGGTAGAGCCGGGAGTCAGAGCGGTTGGCCTTAAAAATGTAACGATGAACGAACCTTATTTTGTAGGACATTTTCCAGGTTATCCGGTTATGCCCGGCGTGCTTATCGTTGAGGCACTGGCTCAAGTCGGCACTGTGGCGATGCTAATGCTGGAGGTTAATAAAGGAAAATTAGGCTTTTTTGCAGGCATTGATGGCTTTCGATTCCGTGGTCAAGTGAAGCCTGGCGATACGCTTACACTTGAGGTCGTCATTACGAGATTGAAAGGCAGCATCGGCAAAGGACAAGCTACTGCAAAAGTAGGAGACCAAGTGGTTGCTGAAGGCGAGCTTATGTTTGCCCTGTCGAACCCAGCCTAA
- the spoIIID gene encoding sporulation transcriptional regulator SpoIIID, whose translation MHDYIKERTIKIGRCIVETKHTVRTIAKEFGVSKSTVHKDLTERLPEINPDLADQVKHILEYHKSIRHLRGGEATKIKYKKTSTKKREVLAAGKT comes from the coding sequence GTGCACGATTACATCAAAGAGCGAACCATTAAAATAGGCCGTTGCATCGTGGAGACGAAGCATACGGTACGAACGATCGCCAAGGAATTCGGCGTATCCAAGAGTACGGTCCATAAGGATCTAACCGAACGGCTGCCGGAAATTAACCCCGACCTGGCGGATCAGGTAAAGCACATTTTGGAGTATCACAAGTCAATCCGCCATCTGCGCGGTGGTGAAGCAACGAAAATCAAATATAAGAAAACGAGCACGAAGAAGAGGGAAGTACTGGCAGCCGGGAAAACATAA
- a CDS encoding M23 family metallopeptidase, which yields MNNENKPKQGSEETPKNGLGASSAAGSGNGFKRLLARKWVSPAIFMAAAAIIVTLMWVYQGADDSKQTTATEHPGQTEATVGEGTAAQPESVVDEVIREGEQLQWPVVNKDSLQIETPFYDASASSDERQAAMVQTGNTFSPHMGIDLVDPNDQPFDVVAAMSGKVSLVLNHPTNGSIIEINHGEGLVTTYQSLSDVNVAVGDEVKQGTIIAKAARNELEKDLGVHLHFEVRENGKAVNPSTVVGEQ from the coding sequence ATGAACAATGAAAACAAACCAAAGCAAGGATCAGAGGAAACTCCCAAAAATGGACTGGGAGCATCATCTGCCGCGGGTTCAGGCAATGGATTTAAAAGGCTGCTGGCACGCAAATGGGTTTCGCCAGCAATATTTATGGCCGCGGCAGCAATTATCGTAACCTTAATGTGGGTCTACCAGGGAGCGGATGACAGCAAGCAGACGACAGCTACAGAACATCCGGGCCAAACGGAAGCCACAGTAGGCGAGGGTACGGCAGCACAGCCGGAGAGCGTAGTGGATGAAGTCATTCGCGAAGGCGAGCAATTGCAATGGCCGGTTGTGAACAAGGATTCGCTGCAAATCGAGACACCTTTCTATGATGCTAGCGCAAGCAGTGATGAACGCCAGGCAGCAATGGTGCAGACGGGGAATACATTCTCGCCGCACATGGGCATCGATCTTGTAGACCCGAATGACCAGCCATTTGATGTCGTAGCCGCTATGTCGGGCAAAGTTAGCCTAGTGCTCAATCATCCGACGAATGGCAGCATTATCGAAATCAACCATGGCGAAGGTCTTGTGACCACTTACCAAAGCCTTAGCGACGTGAACGTGGCAGTAGGCGATGAAGTGAAGCAGGGAACCATTATTGCCAAAGCAGCTCGCAACGAGCTGGAAAAGGATTTGGGCGTCCATCTGCACTTTGAAGTGCGTGAAAACGGAAAAGCCGTCAATCCAAGCACCGTAGTCGGCGAGCAATAA
- a CDS encoding flagellar hook-basal body protein encodes MNGSMINAVVSMGGLQQKLDMIADNIANVNTVGYKRKEATFEDLLTNVSKQPNDFKQPGRMTPLDFNQGWGSQLTMIKPNLEQGTIATTGKDTDFAIEGNALFEVIVNANGDRAYTRNGAFQLTVNANGDNILATAEGYPIVSTVVTQPDNVVVEQPVTVPDGYKLVIGADGSAQGVAADGTTINLGTIKLMQATRPSALTQLDDNLFSVAEGLNVGDVIQEVTPDADNAIALRQGSLEQSNVDMSSEMTELINVQRAYQLVARALTSSDSMMGLANGLRR; translated from the coding sequence ATGAACGGCTCAATGATTAATGCAGTAGTCTCGATGGGTGGACTCCAGCAGAAGCTTGACATGATCGCTGATAATATCGCCAACGTGAATACAGTAGGCTATAAGCGGAAGGAAGCAACGTTTGAGGATTTGTTGACGAATGTCAGCAAGCAGCCAAATGATTTTAAACAGCCGGGCCGTATGACGCCGCTTGATTTCAACCAAGGCTGGGGCTCCCAGTTGACGATGATTAAGCCGAATCTAGAGCAAGGCACGATTGCAACAACAGGCAAGGACACGGACTTTGCTATTGAAGGAAATGCGTTGTTCGAGGTCATTGTGAACGCTAATGGCGACCGTGCATATACGCGCAACGGTGCGTTTCAGTTGACGGTTAATGCAAACGGTGATAACATTTTGGCAACGGCTGAAGGCTATCCTATTGTTTCGACAGTAGTGACCCAGCCAGACAATGTAGTCGTTGAGCAGCCGGTAACTGTTCCAGATGGCTATAAGCTGGTTATTGGTGCTGATGGCAGTGCGCAAGGTGTTGCTGCTGACGGTACAACCATTAATTTAGGCACAATTAAATTGATGCAAGCAACCCGACCTTCTGCTCTTACTCAGCTGGATGACAATTTGTTTTCCGTAGCTGAAGGGCTGAATGTGGGTGATGTAATCCAAGAGGTTACTCCTGACGCGGATAATGCGATCGCGCTGCGCCAAGGCTCTCTTGAGCAATCCAATGTGGATATGAGCAGCGAGATGACTGAGCTGATTAATGTACAACGTGCTTACCAACTGGTAGCTAGGGCATTAACATCAAGCGATTCGATGATGGGATTGGCGAACGGCTTGCGCAGATAG
- a CDS encoding rod shape-determining protein, translated as MLSKDIGIDLGTANVSIHVKGRGVVLDEPSVVAIESDTKKVLAVGEEAHRMVGRTPGNIIAIRPLRDGVIADFEITEIMLKAFIDRVEGRKWLSRPRILICAPTNITSVEQKAIREAAERSGAKEVFLEEEAKAAAIGAGMDIFQPSGNMVVDIGGGTTDVAVLSMGDVVTASSIKIAGDKFDAAIMKYIKDKYKLLIGERTSEDIKIKIGKVYEDGQRAEMDIRGRDMVTGLPLTMTIHSQEIQEALWDSVMAIVATAKSVLEKTPPELSADIIDRGVILTGGGALLNGLDTLLAEELKVPVLIAEDPMHCVVKGTGILLDNLDKLGKKPRF; from the coding sequence ATGCTGAGCAAGGACATTGGAATTGATTTGGGAACGGCTAACGTATCTATTCATGTAAAAGGGAGAGGCGTTGTGCTCGATGAGCCGTCTGTCGTCGCGATTGAAAGCGACACGAAGAAGGTGCTTGCCGTTGGTGAGGAAGCTCACCGGATGGTCGGCCGTACGCCAGGCAATATTATTGCAATCCGCCCGTTAAGGGATGGGGTTATTGCTGACTTCGAAATAACGGAAATTATGCTGAAAGCATTTATTGATCGGGTGGAAGGGCGCAAGTGGCTGAGCCGTCCGCGCATCTTGATTTGCGCGCCAACAAATATTACATCCGTTGAGCAGAAGGCGATTCGTGAAGCAGCGGAACGCAGCGGAGCCAAGGAAGTATTTTTGGAAGAGGAAGCTAAAGCTGCCGCTATCGGGGCTGGAATGGACATCTTCCAGCCTAGCGGCAACATGGTTGTTGATATTGGCGGAGGCACGACGGACGTAGCTGTCCTGTCCATGGGTGACGTCGTGACCGCTTCTTCCATTAAAATCGCAGGAGATAAGTTCGATGCTGCGATCATGAAGTATATTAAAGATAAGTACAAGCTGCTGATCGGCGAGCGGACAAGCGAGGATATCAAGATCAAAATCGGTAAAGTTTACGAGGATGGACAACGTGCGGAAATGGATATCCGTGGACGCGATATGGTAACGGGCCTTCCGTTGACCATGACGATTCATTCGCAAGAGATTCAAGAAGCGCTTTGGGATTCGGTCATGGCGATCGTGGCTACGGCGAAGTCTGTACTGGAGAAAACACCGCCTGAGCTGTCGGCAGATATTATTGACCGGGGCGTTATATTGACCGGTGGCGGTGCATTGCTGAATGGCCTGGATACGCTGCTTGCGGAAGAACTCAAGGTTCCGGTATTGATTGCGGAAGATCCGATGCATTGTGTTGTTAAAGGTACCGGCATTCTGCTTGATAACTTGGACAAGCTTGGCAAGAAGCCTCGTTTCTAG
- a CDS encoding DNA-directed RNA polymerase subunit beta, whose protein sequence is MSTTNERADFADDKLEDEQSEQIRSSSRRKGQGSTPEKKKRPLVLRIILWILRRSIVPCIMVIMLIAGLYIGYTVLGKQSGDDVFEWSTWQHVYDLVFSDS, encoded by the coding sequence ATGAGTACGACGAATGAACGAGCTGATTTTGCGGATGACAAGCTGGAAGATGAACAATCAGAACAGATCCGCAGCAGCTCGCGCAGGAAGGGGCAGGGCTCCACTCCAGAGAAGAAGAAGCGGCCCCTGGTACTGAGAATCATATTATGGATTTTGCGCCGCAGCATTGTGCCTTGCATCATGGTCATTATGCTGATTGCGGGCCTCTATATCGGTTATACGGTGCTGGGCAAGCAATCGGGAGATGATGTGTTTGAGTGGTCAACTTGGCAGCATGTCTATGATCTTGTATTCTCGGATTCGTAG
- a CDS encoding Ig-like domain-containing protein: protein MNLSVNGNKSLREIRRWLAAVLSVMLIATTFSGIANAADETVTDIELSYDSLDYDSGTSSLKVFVEDDAVIISLLATISGASKNKDVSASATWKSSNTSIVKVDKGVLTAVGKGTATVSASYSGYTENIKVTSDYVYDSVQILKNGSNAAESYDVNLGADQLFTLSGIKTGSANEPITTIATWTSSSTSVATVDDGTVTLVGAGTTTITAKYKGKTDTVKLVVTSPYKSLALSPKSLLEIDMGDDDQTIQAIATTTSGSTETVTAKADWTTSSAAVATVKDGIVTPVATGQTKITATYLGVSSTIDVVVRTPYQSIKLSPAKEYQMMLNSPGLQITAEVQELSGGSENVTTQAEWTSSNLIVATVTNGLVTPKASGTTKITAAIKGISRSIDITVFPSVSELKIEKDSIDTFPEKSETLPKVSGTTFGGDTADVSKIVKWTVADEKIATIEDGKWTAVAVGKTIVTAELNGLKKTFELIVHLTPVKLVPSTKELSVVIGKDSVLPTITVVNQDGSEENVSSKATWKASSDNAIVVNGKVKGIEASKVTLTATYLNKTTTVKAYVEEEIEKLVAEPSSLELFPGKSKSVKVTGYYVSGKKVVLSTKMNWTVSSSTLATVNGSTVKALAVGSGKLTGSYQGKTLEVPITVSPKLKSLTLSDKSLKLSPGASYSLKLQANYTTGNPVDVTTSATWVTSKASVATVSNGKIIALSKGSATIKATFDGKSVSMRVTVK from the coding sequence GTGAATTTAAGTGTAAACGGGAACAAGTCTCTCAGAGAAATTAGGAGATGGCTCGCCGCCGTTCTATCTGTCATGCTCATCGCTACCACATTCAGCGGCATCGCGAATGCTGCAGACGAAACTGTAACAGACATTGAACTAAGCTACGATTCTTTGGATTACGATAGCGGAACTTCATCATTAAAGGTATTCGTGGAAGATGATGCTGTGATCATTTCTTTGCTGGCCACCATTTCTGGAGCTTCGAAGAATAAAGACGTCAGCGCATCCGCAACATGGAAGTCATCCAACACCTCCATCGTTAAAGTAGACAAAGGCGTTCTTACGGCTGTAGGAAAAGGAACAGCTACTGTTAGCGCTTCATACAGTGGCTATACCGAAAACATTAAAGTGACATCCGATTACGTTTATGATTCTGTGCAAATTTTGAAAAATGGCAGCAACGCAGCCGAAAGCTATGACGTTAATCTCGGTGCAGATCAATTGTTTACGCTGAGCGGGATTAAAACCGGCTCTGCCAATGAGCCTATTACAACCATTGCGACCTGGACGTCCTCCAGCACTTCCGTCGCGACTGTCGATGACGGCACCGTTACACTTGTAGGCGCAGGAACTACAACGATTACGGCAAAATACAAAGGAAAGACCGACACGGTAAAGCTTGTCGTCACTTCCCCTTATAAATCACTGGCTTTGTCGCCAAAGTCGCTGCTCGAGATCGATATGGGCGACGATGACCAGACGATTCAAGCAATAGCTACAACAACAAGCGGTTCAACAGAAACCGTAACGGCAAAAGCAGATTGGACAACTAGCAGCGCTGCTGTTGCAACCGTCAAGGATGGTATTGTAACTCCAGTTGCGACTGGCCAAACTAAAATTACCGCTACTTATTTAGGCGTAAGCTCGACTATTGATGTTGTCGTTCGTACACCCTACCAATCGATCAAGCTATCGCCAGCCAAGGAATATCAAATGATGCTAAACAGCCCTGGCCTGCAAATTACGGCTGAAGTTCAGGAGCTTTCCGGTGGAAGCGAAAACGTTACTACGCAGGCGGAGTGGACATCCTCCAATCTAATCGTCGCTACAGTGACGAATGGACTTGTTACGCCAAAAGCATCGGGAACAACCAAAATAACAGCAGCGATTAAAGGCATCAGCCGCAGCATTGACATTACGGTTTTCCCTAGCGTCTCCGAGCTGAAAATCGAGAAAGATTCCATCGATACCTTCCCGGAAAAAAGCGAGACGCTGCCTAAGGTCAGCGGCACAACCTTCGGCGGAGATACAGCTGACGTTTCCAAAATCGTGAAATGGACTGTTGCCGACGAGAAAATCGCTACTATTGAAGATGGCAAATGGACAGCAGTAGCTGTAGGCAAAACCATTGTAACGGCTGAGCTCAATGGCCTAAAAAAGACATTTGAGCTCATTGTACACCTTACACCTGTGAAGCTCGTTCCAAGCACGAAAGAGCTTAGCGTAGTAATCGGCAAGGATTCGGTGCTGCCTACGATTACGGTTGTGAATCAGGATGGATCGGAAGAGAATGTTTCTTCCAAAGCTACATGGAAAGCATCATCAGACAATGCAATCGTCGTTAATGGCAAAGTGAAGGGGATTGAAGCCTCCAAAGTGACGTTAACGGCAACCTATTTAAATAAAACAACTACCGTCAAAGCTTACGTTGAAGAAGAGATCGAGAAGCTGGTGGCAGAACCATCGAGCCTTGAGCTTTTCCCAGGCAAAAGCAAGTCCGTAAAGGTAACAGGCTACTATGTGAGCGGCAAGAAAGTGGTTTTGAGCACCAAAATGAACTGGACGGTTTCTTCCAGTACTCTGGCAACTGTTAATGGCAGCACCGTTAAAGCGCTGGCCGTAGGCAGCGGCAAGCTGACCGGCTCTTATCAAGGCAAAACGTTGGAAGTTCCGATTACCGTATCGCCTAAGCTTAAATCTTTAACCCTGTCGGATAAGTCGCTTAAACTAAGCCCAGGCGCTTCATATTCGCTTAAGCTTCAAGCCAACTATACGACTGGTAATCCAGTAGACGTAACAACGAGCGCAACTTGGGTAACTAGCAAAGCGAGCGTAGCTACTGTATCGAATGGCAAAATTATTGCTCTGAGCAAAGGTTCAGCTACTATTAAAGCTACCTTTGACGGAAAATCAGTATCCATGCGTGTAACAGTAAAATAA
- a CDS encoding DUF5693 family protein, whose product MLQNWLQWNRRAKQWLWIITLIGVMAALPIGYNRMNTESTSKQVEYVFDYRDLIEIAEYSAKPQDFLAQHLIFMKEAGVSTMAVYESSLRELMQAGRLTYYNSKDAALLQGKLETPGQNFTYILYTGSEEKEQVGPIVRAAYDRAGVVYRDWSFDGRDGLVVELPLQNSLLQPLGFDPMSLERIKAAGFSVLPRLTDRVLPYSQEEAEATLAQLKNYGVTRILFDGDKVTGYTDNAEDKSLRAFAELLNKYQIGVTTIENLKKEQSGMTTLAYLTDYNIVRLYSLSPTDAMKMKPEDIADRFLLAAKDRNIRMFFLNGAPSSSQEKSAVINPLDNLYLSLKGEDGTKGTIQRLADAGFAPGTAEPFDREYPSWVKMLKGIVVIGAIALIALLINAFLPGTLIAVFLLGMVGSGGLYVLSSSVLEQALALGAGISAPTLALIWVMNRIYSRTEGNQRFVGGADWTFRNKDKGKGVVIPLSSSGDAGGKWVFEGLPARRRLGLAFSWFIVVALMSLIAVPYVFGLLNNITYMLVLQQFRGVSLLHLAPIGLVAIYVVFYTGHAPIARIRKMLSTPINVLMVVIGLIVVAAGMYYLSRTGNEGQTLPFERPFREWLEGTFGVRPRNKEFLLAHPLLLVGLFAALRYRAAWLFVIIGSIGQLSMVDTFAHIHTPLHISIIRVFLGLGLGAAVGFILIGVWQLLEGVWSKWSPALKRIFAE is encoded by the coding sequence GTGCTTCAAAACTGGCTGCAATGGAATCGCAGAGCTAAGCAGTGGCTCTGGATCATTACGCTGATTGGCGTGATGGCGGCACTTCCTATTGGTTATAATCGAATGAATACGGAGTCAACGTCTAAGCAAGTGGAGTATGTGTTTGATTATCGCGACTTGATCGAAATTGCGGAATATTCGGCGAAGCCGCAGGATTTTCTAGCGCAGCATCTCATTTTTATGAAAGAAGCCGGCGTATCGACGATGGCCGTCTATGAAAGCTCGCTTCGCGAGCTGATGCAGGCGGGCAGATTGACCTACTATAACTCCAAGGATGCAGCCTTGCTTCAGGGCAAGCTGGAGACGCCGGGGCAAAATTTCACTTATATTTTGTATACTGGCAGCGAGGAGAAGGAGCAGGTTGGACCGATTGTTCGCGCTGCATATGACCGGGCTGGCGTCGTTTATCGGGACTGGTCTTTCGATGGTCGCGATGGTCTTGTGGTGGAGCTGCCGCTGCAAAATTCGCTGCTTCAACCGCTTGGCTTTGATCCGATGTCACTGGAAAGAATTAAAGCAGCAGGCTTCAGTGTTCTGCCTCGTTTGACTGACCGGGTGCTTCCGTATTCACAGGAAGAAGCAGAGGCGACTCTTGCCCAGTTGAAAAATTACGGTGTTACACGGATTTTGTTCGACGGTGATAAGGTAACAGGCTACACCGATAATGCCGAGGATAAGAGCTTGCGTGCATTTGCCGAGCTGCTTAACAAATATCAAATCGGTGTAACGACCATCGAGAATTTGAAAAAAGAGCAATCGGGCATGACGACACTCGCCTACCTGACGGATTATAATATTGTACGTCTTTATTCATTGTCTCCTACGGATGCGATGAAAATGAAGCCAGAAGATATTGCTGATCGCTTCCTGCTTGCAGCGAAGGACCGCAACATTCGGATGTTTTTCCTAAATGGTGCCCCATCGTCGAGCCAGGAGAAATCGGCTGTTATTAATCCACTGGACAACCTCTACCTGTCTCTTAAAGGGGAGGATGGAACCAAAGGCACGATTCAGCGTTTGGCAGATGCCGGATTTGCTCCAGGTACAGCGGAGCCGTTTGATCGGGAATATCCGTCATGGGTTAAAATGCTAAAAGGAATCGTTGTTATTGGCGCGATTGCCTTAATTGCACTATTAATCAACGCTTTTCTGCCAGGCACGCTTATTGCGGTGTTCCTGCTCGGTATGGTCGGAAGCGGCGGCTTGTATGTGCTGAGCAGCTCCGTGCTGGAGCAGGCGCTTGCGCTTGGAGCCGGTATTAGTGCGCCAACACTTGCGCTTATCTGGGTCATGAACCGAATTTACTCCAGAACCGAAGGAAACCAGCGTTTTGTTGGCGGAGCGGATTGGACTTTCCGCAACAAAGATAAAGGAAAAGGCGTTGTTATCCCGCTGAGCAGCTCTGGTGATGCTGGCGGCAAGTGGGTATTTGAAGGCTTGCCGGCGCGCCGCCGTCTGGGACTTGCTTTCAGTTGGTTTATTGTAGTAGCGCTCATGTCGCTTATTGCAGTCCCTTATGTGTTCGGCTTGCTGAACAATATTACGTATATGCTTGTGCTTCAACAATTCCGCGGAGTAAGCCTGCTGCATCTCGCGCCGATTGGGCTTGTTGCGATCTATGTTGTGTTTTATACAGGACATGCTCCAATTGCCCGCATTCGCAAAATGCTGTCTACGCCGATTAACGTGCTAATGGTTGTCATTGGTTTAATTGTTGTAGCTGCGGGTATGTATTATTTATCACGTACAGGTAATGAGGGACAGACGCTGCCCTTTGAGCGTCCTTTCCGCGAATGGCTGGAAGGCACGTTTGGCGTCCGTCCGCGAAATAAAGAGTTTTTGCTGGCGCATCCACTGCTGCTGGTGGGGTTGTTCGCCGCGCTGCGTTACCGCGCCGCCTGGCTGTTCGTTATTATTGGCTCCATTGGCCAGCTTTCGATGGTCGACACATTTGCGCATATCCATACGCCGCTGCATATTTCCATCATCCGCGTATTCCTTGGCCTTGGCCTGGGTGCGGCGGTCGGATTTATTCTCATCGGAGTGTGGCAGCTTCTGGAAGGAGTCTGGTCTAAATGGTCGCCGGCCCTCAAACGCATATTCGCCGAATAG